TCCGCGGGGTACCCAAATGACCTTGGTGGCTCCGATGGTGCGGGCCAGTTCGGCTTCGACTGCCGCTTTGTCGGCACAGGGATTCCGGCCCGGATCCAGCTGCACGGTTTCGGTGACCAGCACGGTTCCTTCGCCGTCCACGTGGATGGCGCCACCTTCGTTGACCAGCAGCGAGCTGACCAGCTCGGCGCCCGCCTTCCCGGCGACGAAGCGGGCCATTCCGGCGCTCTTCTGCCACTCGGACCACGCCGGAGCACCCCAGCCGTTGAAGATCCAGTCCACGGCGCCAAGCACGCCGGGACGTTCGTCGTCGAGGACGAAGGTGGGTCCGACGTCGCGCATCCAGAACTCGTCCAACGGTGCCTCGATCTGTTCGATGCCGCTGCCCAGCATGCGGGCGGCGCGTTCGCGCTCGCTGGGGTCCACCACCATGCTGACCGGCTCGAATTCGGCCACTGCATGGGCGACGGCGGTCCAGGCCGAGTAGGCCTCTTCGGCGGAGGCGGCGTCGTGGCCAAGGGTCAGGCCGGTGCGGGGGAACGCCATCCAGGTGCGCTCATGCGGTGCGGTTTCGGCCGGCATTCTCCAAGCCATGGGTGACTCCTTCGTCTTCAGTGCAAATCTCTTGTTGATCACACGATCAACAATGCTGAAAAGGTAATCTAGACTGGTCCTTGATGTCAAGCACTCCACAGAAGCGCGCAGTCCGGAAGTCACCGGCAGAGCGCGCCGCAGAAATCACAGAGGCCGCCCGCGAGATCGCACTCGAGGCCGGGCTTACAGCCCTGACGCTGCGCAATGTTGCCGCCCGGGTAGGAGTCGCTTCAGGCCTGGTGGCGCACTACCAACCCAACATGGACGCGCTCGTGTCAAGCACTTTCGCCACCATCGTGGCTGCGGAAACACAGGAAGTGGCAGGCTTGCTGAGCCTGCAACCGGGACCGTCGGAACGACTCGCCCTCTTGGTGGACACCCTTTTGGACAACAGCAGGCTGGACGTCACGGCAATCTGGGTGGAGGCCTGGACCTTGGGACGCCGCAACGAAACCCTGGCCGCCTCGGTCCGCGAGCAAATGGATGCTTGGCAGAAGGTCTTCCAGGGAGTGGTCGAGGACGGGAACGCGACCGGAGCGTTCAACGTTTCGGACGCCGCGGCCGTCGCCTGGCAGATTCTCGGCATGGTGGATGGCCTGAACGCCCAAGCCTTGGTCCGCTGGGATGGTGTCAACGATCGCGGCACGCACCTTGCCCGCGCCGTCGAGGGAATGGTGGGCGCCGCCCGGGGTTCACTAACAACCAAGCCGGGCGCGTAGCTGCCACAACCGTGGGCAGGACGCTACACCGTGGCCCTGCCCTAGGCTGGGACCATGGCGATCATTCACAAGGCAACCCTGTCCCCTTCCAAGCTCGAACTCATCGCTGACTACCTCCCAAAGCAGCCCTGGTTCATCCAGGATGGCTCCCCGGAGCTCATCGGCGCCTACCGCTTTGACGATCCCGCTGGCGAGGTGGGCCTCGAGACTCACGTTGTCACCGCTGGCGAGCGCGTCTACCAGGTTCCCCTCAGCTACCGCGGCTACGAACTGGCCGGCGCTGAGGAGTGGCTGCTCGGAACCATGGACCACTCCGTCCTCGGCAAGCGCTGGGTGTACGACGCCTGCGCCGATCCCATTTACGTCAAGGCTCTCGCCACCGCAATCCTCACCGGCCAGCAGGAGGCGGAACAGTTTGTGGACGGCGAGCCTGAGCCCCGGCCCAGCACGGTCACGGTGAAGGGCAGCGGAAAGCTCGACGGCGGTTTCCCCACCCTGAGCGCCTCGGCGCCGGTATCCGGCAGCGGCGTGACCATCATTGATGCCGGCGAGCTTCGCTTGAAGGTGGCGCGGGTAGTGGACGTGGCAGCGGACGCTTCCGCCAACTCGGCCGCTGCCCCGGAACTGCACAGCGAGCTGACCCTGAACGGCACGTGGGCCGGGCTTGAAAACCCGGTGGAGTTGGCAGCAGTAATCCGGAACTGATACTCGACGTTCCTTCCCAGTTACCCCACCTCCCGGCCAATGTGGTCCCGGGGCGGCCGCGTGATGGCTAGGCCGCGCCGGGGCTCAGGCAGGAGTACCCGGGAAGGAGCGCACGCCGGGGGCACCTGTTGGTCGCAGCGGCTCCGGCGTAGGCTGGCACCAAGCCATCTAACTACGTGAGGGGTTCGGCATGTACAAAGCGCAAACCATCATCCCCGCCGCCCAGGATCTGGCACGGGAGTGGGTAACGCATGCAGCTGAGGGCACGTCGTCCCAGACGGATGCGGTGGTGAGGTGGGCATTGGCCCGGATCAACCATGCCGATGTGCCGTCCGTGGTGCATGGCGTCATGCTCACTTTGACCGGTAACAAGAAGGCTGCCAAGGAAGCTAAACGCACCGCAACCAGAGCAGTGAAGAAGGCAACCCAAGCGCTCAGCCGGAAGACAACTCAACGCAGCTCCGGCCGTGCCGTATGGTTTACCGCCATCGTTGCGGCCCTGGTGGGTGCGGGCGCAGTCTTTGCTTGGCGCATGATGATGCCCCCGGGCGAACCTGAGCCGGTCAGTCAGCCGGAGACCCCGGTCCAGCCGCCAGTGCCCCCGGTTCCCTAGTCACGCCACCAAAGGTGCCGGACCCGCTACGGTGCAGGGTCGTCGTCGTGCCGTTGTATCCGTCTCCGTAGCGACTTCCCGGCAAAGAGCCAGTAAGCGCCGCCGCTGGCCAACAGGAACCCCAGCACGCCCAAAATGACCAGCTGGCTAATGATCCCGGCGATAACCATCACGAAACCGGCCAAGACGGCAAGAGTGCCCAGAACAGCACGCGCCAGCGCGCCTCGTGGGCGGCCTGACTTCAGCTCATAGGCGAGATCGGGATCCGTTGAAGCGAGATCCCGCTCCAGCTCTTCCAAGCTCCTGCGTTCTTCTTCCGACAACGACATCGGAGTTCCTCACCACACAAGCAGGGCCGCCAACCTTGCGTCGATGCTCAGAACATCAGCACGAGCTCTGCTTGCCGTGCTATGCCTTCATTATCTTCCCGTTAGGCAGTTCTAGCCACAGGCAGGAAATGCCGGACAACCGTGCAGTGAGCGGCTATGGCGGCGTCGTTGATTACTCGGGGGACGGAACCATCGGGATCGCGCCTTACCAAGGGTCCTCAGCATGCTTACGATGGAGTGGCGGGTTACGGCCCACTAATGCACGGACTACCGAACGCCGACTGGAAAGTTGAATTCCCCATGGCACGACGAAGCTCCACCAAAGCAGCAAACCTCCCCGGCCCCGGTTCCAAACGACGCGGACCCGGACGGGCCATCTGGCTAATTGCCGCGGGTCTCGTCGCTGGCATAGCCGGTGGAATTTTCGGTTTCCGCATGCTGGTGCCACCGGGAGAGCCCGAACCGGACAAGACCCCTCAGCGGCAACCTGCCGAAATTCTGGTCCCGGAAGAGCCGGTCGAGATCTCAACGAGAATGCGTCCCGGCGAATGGACTGAAGAGTCATTGCTGGAGCACGTCGAGGATTACAAGCAGCAGATCCGGGACATGGGCGCGAGAGAATCGCAGATCGTAGTCAACGTGGAGCGGACGGAAGCGGGGGCTGCCCGCGTGGTGGTCAGCTGGGATCGATCCTAGAGTTTGCCCGCTGTTTCCTTCGCCGCTTCCTGCAGCAACGCAATAAATTCGTCCTGCCGAGGAAGGACGTCATCACGAAGTCCGGCAACTGACAGTGCCCCGCGTAATACGCCATGGGAATCGAACAGCGGCACTCCCAGTGCGGCGACACCGACGGTGACGTCCTGGTCAGACACACTGAAGCCGCGTTCCCGGATGATTTTTGCGTCAGCCTCAACCTGCTCTGCTGTGGTGAGGGTGTTCGGCGTGATCGCCTGCAGCGGAGCCGACGCTGTGACGCTGTGCCTGAGTTGGTCATCCCATGCCATGATGGCCCGCGACGTTGCACCTGCGTGCGGCGGGAGGGTGCCGCCGGGGTTGAGGAGCAGCAGCGTCACTTTGGTCCCTTTGACCCAATCGAGGCAGGTCACGAGTTGGTTCCTTACGGCGCAGAGATAGACGGTCTGGCCCGTGAGCTCGTTGAGGCGGGCCATGGCGGGACGGGCTGCGGAGACCTCCGGAATCCCTTGAAGGGAAGCACTTGCTAGGTGAAGGATCTGCGTACCGAGTTGAGCCCTGCCATCTTCCCGGATTCCGATCAGTTCCACGTGTTCGAGCGCGTCAAGCAACCGGTACACGCTGGGGCGCGGCATGGAAATTGCCTCGGCGATGTCCACCACGCTCATGGGTCCGTTGTCGGCCAGCGCGTTGAGGAGGTCAGCACTGTTGGCCATCACCTTGATGGGTTTCGCTGCCACTAGACGGCCCCGCTTTCTACGGCCGGCAGATGAGCCTCCGGCAACTGAATCGCACCAAGCGCCCGGCTTACGGTTGCGGCAGCAGATTGGACCATCGCGACGGGGTCGTAGTCGCTGTGGAACACCCTGTGGGTTTGGCCACTGATGGACAGCGCTCCTACAACGGCACCAGTGTGGTTGAAGATTGGCGCACCAACGCCGCCAATCCCCTGACCCCAATCGCTGTGCGCCACTGCAACGCCGGCGGACGCCGTTTCCGCTAGGAGTCGGCGAAGTTCCTCTGCGTTATGGGCCACCGGGCCGAACAGTTCATCCTCAGGCAGGTCCCTCAAA
This genomic interval from Paenarthrobacter aurescens TC1 contains the following:
- a CDS encoding putative transcriptional regulator, IclR family (identified by match to protein family HMM PF01614), whose protein sequence is MAAKPIKVMANSADLLNALADNGPMSVVDIAEAISMPRPSVYRLLDALEHVELIGIREDGRAQLGTQILHLASASLQGIPEVSAARPAMARLNELTGQTVYLCAVRNQLVTCLDWVKGTKVTLLLLNPGGTLPPHAGATSRAIMAWDDQLRHSVTASAPLQAITPNTLTTAEQVEADAKIIRERGFSVSDQDVTVGVAALGVPLFDSHGVLRGALSVAGLRDDVLPRQDEFIALLQEAAKETAGKL
- a CDS encoding hypothetical protein (identified by Glimmer2; putative), encoding MAASLITRGTEPSGSRLTKGPQHAYDGVAGYGPLMHGLPNADWKVEFPMARRSSTKAANLPGPGSKRRGPGRAIWLIAAGLVAGIAGGIFGFRMLVPPGEPEPDKTPQRQPAEILVPEEPVEISTRMRPGEWTEESLLEHVEDYKQQIRDMGARESQIVVNVERTEAGAARVVVSWDRS
- a CDS encoding hypothetical protein (identified by Glimmer2; putative) is translated as MYKAQTIIPAAQDLAREWVTHAAEGTSSQTDAVVRWALARINHADVPSVVHGVMLTLTGNKKAAKEAKRTATRAVKKATQALSRKTTQRSSGRAVWFTAIVAALVGAGAVFAWRMMMPPGEPEPVSQPETPVQPPVPPVP
- a CDS encoding putative peptidylarginine deiminase (identified by match to protein family HMM PF04371) translates to MAWRMPAETAPHERTWMAFPRTGLTLGHDAASAEEAYSAWTAVAHAVAEFEPVSMVVDPSERERAARMLGSGIEQIEAPLDEFWMRDVGPTFVLDDERPGVLGAVDWIFNGWGAPAWSEWQKSAGMARFVAGKAGAELVSSLLVNEGGAIHVDGEGTVLVTETVQLDPGRNPCADKAAVEAELARTIGATKVIWVPRGLTRDYEDLGTRGHIDMVATLPTPGRILLHSQTNPEHPDYEVSRTLQAFLETQTDAADKPFEIVPLPAPETLRDEDGFVDWSYVNHLVVNGGVIACGYGEERADSLAAEILAEAYPGRRVVTVDARPILARGGGIHCITQQQPSLSGAQRAGGAA
- a CDS encoding putative integral membrane protein, with the protein product MSLSEEERRSLEELERDLASTDPDLAYELKSGRPRGALARAVLGTLAVLAGFVMVIAGIISQLVILGVLGFLLASGGAYWLFAGKSLRRRIQRHDDDPAP